A DNA window from Daucus carota subsp. sativus chromosome 3, DH1 v3.0, whole genome shotgun sequence contains the following coding sequences:
- the LOC135151229 gene encoding uncharacterized protein LOC135151229, with protein MEFVMLVIGFIHVVVAACYGKNHRSKGLTWNNYDRSQIRATWMNTLKIDRICREQLRLDIRRFEKLCHLLETKGGLVTTKHVTVKEVVALFLHTLAHDLKNRTIQAVFARSGETVSRQFHIVLGSVLKLGKDYIRKVDHATSYVHDNQWKWFEGAVGALDGTHIKMTVPVEDRPRYRDRKGDISTNVLATCDPDLCFTYVLPGWEGSASDPRVLRDALRRSNGLKVPRKKYFLVDLGFTNSEGFLSPYKGTRYHLNLWRGNTPTNHKELFNLRHSSARNTIERAFGLLKKRWAILRDASFYPKKIQVRIINACFILHNFLREEKMEERVFMQEVERDLDRMEGIDVEDDEDDYISTARSTNEWNEFRDDLAKKMFEEYVGRTRAI; from the exons ATGGAGTTTGTAATGTTAGTTATAGGTTTCATTCACGTAGTAGTGGCAGCTTGTTACGGTAAGAATCATAGGTCGAAGGGGTTGACTTGGAATAATTATGATCGCTCTCAAATTAGAGCTACTTGGATGAATACATTAAAGATTGATAGAATTTGTCGTGAACAATTGCGTCTTGATATACGACGATTCGAGAAGTTATGTCATCTTTTGGAAACTAAAGGCGGATTAGTAACTACGAAACATGTCACTGTGAAAGAAGTTGTCGCATTGTTTCTTCACACTCTAGCACATGATTTGAAAAATAGAACTATACAAGCTGTGTTTGCACGTTCTGGAGAGACAGTGAGTCGACAATTTCATATAGTACTTGGATCAGTACTCAAGTTGGGGAAGGATTACATAAGAAAAGTAGACCATGCCACTAGTTATGTCCATGATAACCAATGGAAGTGGTTTGAG GGTGCTGTTGGAGCCCTTGATGGGACACACATCAAAATGACTGTCCCTGTTGAGGATCGGCCTCGCTATAGAGATAGAAAAGGGGATATTAGCACTAATGTTCTAGCCACGTGTGATCCAGACTTGTGTTTTACATATGTCTTGCCTGGTTGGGAAGGATCAGCATCGGATCCTCGTGTTCTTCGTGATGCCCTCCGTAGATCTAATGGCTTGAAAGTGCCTAGAA AAAAGTATTTTCTTGTGGATTTGGGCTTTACTAACAGCGAAGGATTCCTATCTCCTTATAAGGGGACTCGATACCATTTGAATTTGTGGCGAGGAAACACTCCTACTAATCACAAAGAGCTTTTCAACTTGAGACACTCGTCCGCTCGCAATACCATTGAGAGGGCTTTTGGATTGTTGAAGAAGCGTTGGGCTATATTGAGAGATGCTAgcttttatccaaaaaaaattcaagttaGAATCATTAATGCATGTTTTATTCTCCATAACTTTTTGAGGGAGGAAAAAATGGAAGAAAGAGTCTTTATGCAAGAAGTAGAAAGAGACTTGGATAGGATGGAAGGAATTGATGTGGAAGATGACGAAGATGATTACATATCCACCGCTAGATCAACAAACGAATGGAACGAATTTAGAGATGATCTTGCAAAGAAAATGTTTGAAGAATATGTTGGACGGACTAGAGCTATATAA